gtttttatgtttttcaaagcATTTTCCGAGTGGCATCCTTTACAAACTCCATCCCGTTACTGAAATACCAGAAGTAATAATAACATTACTCTGCGTTTTTCTCAGTTTACTGCTGTAATACattgtggtattttttttttcatttgatttttcaaGAAAACATGACATAGCATAGTGAAGCAAAGATTGAAATGCAATATATAGATATCAACAGGGGTAAACAGCAAAGTACAATGGATAGtgaataacaaaaatataaaatagggcAGCGTTGCTCAACCTTAGTTTAGCTGGGATGCCACTgggacaccaagtgtcagtgtacgaTTGTCCTgggacaccaaggggtaaatgtatcatagtctgggttgtacaagtcgccggaaatcgtcgagacgacagcttaaatttaaagcggcgctgccttgtaaagggaagtttccctttacaaggcagagccgctttaaatttaagctgtcatttcgccgatttccggcgacttgtacaacccggactatgatacatttacccccaagtgtcagtgtgcgaTTGTCCTgggacaccaagtgtcagtgtgcgaTTGTTCTGGGACACCAAGTGTCAGTATACGATTGTCCTgggacaccaagtgtcagtgtgcgaTTGTCCTgggacaccaagtgtcagtgtgtgattgttctgggacaccaagtgtcagtgtgcgattgttctgggacaccaagtgtcagtgtacgaTTGTCCTGGGACACCAACTGTCAGTGTGCGATTGTCCTGGAACACCAAGTGTCAGTTTGCGATTGTTCTGGGACACCAAGTGTCAGTATACGATTGTCCTGtgacaccaagtgtcagtgtgcgaTTGTCCTgggacaccaagtgtcagtgtgcgaTTGTTCTGGGACACCAAGTGTCATTGTACGATTGTCCTGGGACACCAACTGTCAGTGTGCGATTGTTCTGGgtcaccaagtgtcagtgtgcgattgttctgggacaccaagtgtcagtgtgtgatTGTCCTgggacaccaagtgtcagtgtgcgaTTGTTCTGGGACACCAAGTGTAAGTGCGATTGTTCTGTGACACCAGGTGTCAGTGGGACACTAAGTGTCAGTGTGTGTTCTgggacaccaagtgtcagtgtacgaTTGTCCTGGGACACCAACTGTCAGTGTGCGATTGTCCTGgaacaccaagtgtcagtgtgcgaTTGTTCTGGGACACCAAGTGTCAGTATACGATTGTCCTGgaacaccaagtgtcagtgtgcgaTTGTTCTGGGACACCAAGTGTCAGTATACGATTGTCCTgggacaccaagtgtcagtgtgcgaTTGTCCTgggacaccaagtgtcagtgtgcgaTTGTTCTGGGACACCAAGTGTCATTGTACGATTGTCCTGGGACACCAACTGTCAGTGTGCGATTGTTCTGGgtcaccaagtgtcagtgtgcgattgttctgggacaccaagtgtcagtgtgtgatTGTCCTgggacaccaagtgtcagtgtgcgaTTGTTCTGGGACACCAAGTGTAAGTGTGCGATTGTTCTGTGACACCAGGTGTCAGTGGGACACTAAGTGTCAGTGTGTGTTCTgggacaccaagtgtcagtgtgtgatTGTTCTGAATCGTCAAGTGTCTGTGTGCGAATGTTCTgggacaccaagtgtcagtgtgtgattgttctgggacaccaagtgtcagtgtgtgatTATTCTgggacaccaagtgtcagtgtgtgatTGTTCTGgcacaccaagtgtcagtgtgcgaATGTTCTGAGTCATCAAGTGTCTGTGTGCGATTGTTCTGGGACACCAAATGTCAATGTGCAAATTGTTCTgggacaccaagtgtcagtgtgtgatTGTTCTgtgacccaagtgtcagtgtgtgatTGCTCTTGGACACCAAGTGCCAGTGTGCGATAGCTCTGGGACACCAATTGTCAGTGTGTGATTGTTCTGTGACATCATGTGTCTGTGTGCAATTGCTCGGGACACCAAGTATCGGTGTGCGATTGTTCAGGGaaaccaagtgtcagtgtgcaatTGTTCTGGGACACCAAAAGAGGCAGTTTCTAATAGAATATATCGTATATCTGACCCTGAATTCTCCCCCCAAGTAAAGTCTGGGACCCTGATGGGGTCTGACCCACCAGTTATACTCCACTATAATAGAGTGAAGCAAATTGGCTCAAGGAGTTTGATACAAGACTTAAAGCATTGTATAATAAGTCAAGCGTTAAGGAGAAAGAAAGAGCTTTCAAAAAGAAGGCAGAATACTGGGGGTGCAGATAGATTGCATGCGTagtttgacacacacacacacacacacacacacacacacacacactatatatatatatatatatatatatatatatgtgtgtgtgtataatatttttatatataaccaTGACTATTTGACCAATAGTATGTGTTGCCTAGTGGCGGAACTATCACTGGTGCAGTagatgcagtgcaccggggcccatggaaatAACGGGGCctactgcacggggaactagcaagctgtgggccttGGTTCTCTCCTTTCCACTTCCccgcaccggggcccacagcttgctagttccgcctctggtgtTGCCTTTGGTATTAGTTAATGATCGATCAAACTTGTAGCTCATTGGGGACTCTGTGAAGTCTctaataatatttttctatacaGCCAAACTCTGATGACTTATTTGGGTCAAACCTCTTTTCATCAAATTCTGGGACAAATCTTGGACCAGCCTCATCAGTAGCCGGACCAGCCCCTCCGGTAGCCGTTCCTCCCACATCAAGTTCACTGCAACCCAATCCTCTGGATCTTTTCAATTCTGCTAGCTTTTCCGCTGTGCCAACAACAGGAGGTCCTGGTAAGTGGAGATATTGGCTCATATTATGAACCTGCTATCTGTAAaggatttttaatattttgacgCCCATATTTTTCTCAGTTCTTATCTACTCCTTATCTACTCATCCTAATGTGGTAGCTGTACCCACCAAGCAGATCATTTCATGGGGTAATTCTCTGAAAGTGGAGGTGACAGAAAGTTACAGTAAATTGTCCTTAACCTTGGTAACATATCCACCAAGGTAAAAGACGTATTTATTGTATAGAATATCTTACTATAATTTTGACAGTTTGTCTCAACTTTCTGCCTGTTCAACTTTTATAGCATTTCCCCTCCCCcatataatatacaaatattcataattttttcatatgttgcaaataaaatatacatttgcttCAAGAGACTTACATTTACTCTTAGTAAGGTTATTTTTctgttaaacatatatttttcaatttaagAACCCACTGTTGCTCCCTGACCAATTTTAATGAAAAGCACAGTGGGGAAAGAGCATGGTTCTGCAGATCCAATATGCTAGCCCTCCCAATGTCTTTCTTATTAATATAGATTTGATATTATGCTGCCACTAGTCCTGCCAATAATCCTCTTGCCTACTGGTCACAACTGGCCTAGCCTACATAGATCAGTTTGTCGTAGTACTTGAAGCAGATGTGAAATTATTAAAATAGTCTTTCAGAAAGCAGATTAGTTAAGTACATATCGAtctgcaatatatttttataacattgCTTAGGCGTTTAAATCAATATGCTTAACTACAATCTTATTTTCGACTGTAGGTCCTCTACCACTGAACTCATCTCAGACTCAGCAATGGAATCCACAGCCTCTAATTTTTAACCAACCAGCAGCCGCTCTCCCTAACCCAATACTGGGTGCTCAGACTAGTTTCAATCAACCAAGTGTTCTATCGGCACCAGCAATGGTATCCTGGAATCAGCCAACCAATGTTGCAGGTCTTCCACCTCTACAAAATCTTGCATTGTGGAACCAGCCAGTAGGTGCGAAGCCACACGGATGGCCTCAACAACCAAGTAACCCATTCCAAATGAACATGTTTCCACCTAGGCCAACAACGTTACCCTCTGGATTAATTCAATCATGTCCAGTTTTAGCCAGCCCTCCTCAGATACCACCTAGACCAGCTCCACTGGAGGAGTCACCTAAGAAAGAAAGTGATGCCTTCACTGCTCTCGATCCACTGGGAGAGAAGGAAAGGAAGAATGTGAAGGATATGTTCAAAGACTATCAACTGGCTAAGCCACCAGCCGTTCCTGCGAGGAGAGGAGAACAGCAGAACAACGCTGTCAGCACATCTGGAGCTTTTACCAATTATTTTAACAGTAAAGTCGGAATTCCCCAAGACAGCGTGGACCACGACGATTATGAAATTAGTCAACTCTCTTCTAAAATTAATGGTAATATGCTATGCTCTTTATAGGTACACTTGAACTGTGTTTTTCAAACTTGCCCTCAAGACTAGTATAAAATCATGGTTTTAATGTattgaagaacaaaaaaaaaatcttctcatACTACATCCACCCAATACATTTCGAAATACGTTTGCAAACTAAAAAGGCCCACTGCCTTATCTATTGGCTAGTGTGATCAGATGACTTTATTGTTGACCCCATAAAGGGGTTAGGTGGAACACCTTACATGTTTTAGCACCCAGCATCAATATAATACAAATTGTAATTGTGCCTAATCCAGCTTGTatttgcagaaaataaaaaaagcataacAAGCTTATTCTAAAGGTAGAACTACACAGACAGTAGAAATGTTGCACAGCCAAAATGCAAAAGTTCGAATTTGATGCTTTGTTGCTTTGATATTTACCAGTATGTCCTTAAAAAATGCCTAAACCCTAGTATCTCAAACCAAAAACATAACCTGTAATAATagtatatttggaaataaaaagttGAATAAAAATTAGCTAGTTCACTGGTTCCAACAAGGACATTGAATTCTGTATAGCGCTGAAGGGTCTTAAGATTCCACACCTGCAGTTCCTCCCAGTAAATAGTCACAATCCACTTCTGAGTCAATGGGCTTAGTAGGTAAGATTATAGAAGCAATATAAATCTATTGTGagttagttattattattattattattattattattattgcagaggAACAGGAGGAGCATATAAATATAGAGGTATGATGCACAGGAAAATATTACTAATCATGATTTTCCAAATAATCATTTTCCATTTTTGCATTTAGTACTCCTTTTCCATTTATGAAATCACAAAATTGTCAAATTTCATAAAACTGGCTTAATGAGAGAGTTGGAACtaggtcaggggcgggctgggccgggggcaggggggcatcgccccccctgggccgctcagaatcacggctgttagggccgcccgctccccggaagtaatatcaatgtgatgATTTTCCCTAGGAATCAAAAGAAACCCAGATTCtgaaatctaatatatataatatgtatatgtaactGATAAAATAGTCAGTTAAAAAAAGTGTGAAAATTAGACAGAATTTGATGTTTAATCAGACACACGCTTTTCAGCGTTGGATAATTATAAAagttacataatacattattgtGCTTTCAGCGGATCTTTACTACAACAAGCCTGTACCTATTTATGATTTCCCGCTGAGGAATCAGGAGACGTGTACTTGACCACAGTAAACTCAGTTACGATGTAGAGAGATTTAAAGGCTATTCTACCtatgaaaaatatacaatatgcaaATACGTCTTTCAAAAACGAAAACGATTCTTCTAGGTCTTGTTCTAAAGATAAAAAATTCCTTTCTCCTTTTTAAGAGGCTTATTTGCGTATTGTTCCAAAAGAGTGTAGCCTGAAAATCTCCCTCAATCTCCCCATATTTCTAGTGAGGCCTTGCTGGTGAGGTCAGATAAGGCTGGAAGCTCTCCCTATAGGTGGATGTTCTGTGTTAACACAAATATGTGTCATCCTTCTGTTGGCTACGGTCAGGTGTAGATGCCCATGTACGCAGTGGGGTATAAAGGTGCCCCCTGTAGATTATGGGTCATCACCTGATCCTCTGCCTAAAAGGCTAGATACTTGAAGCCCGAGCTGCTAAGTGTCCCCAATGCTGCCTTAGCCAGGAGTGCCCAAAAATACACTAGGTGTTGGGTTGGGTTTACATTAAAGCACTTTGATTTTTAAGCGGCACCCCTCTTTTCACCTCCGACAGTCGTCACATTTTGTCCCAACTCCTGAGAAGTTGGGATGGATGTCACCTCTCACCATGGTGAGCAGATGCCATGCGTACCTGCCCCTGGTATGCACAGCAAAGCACAGTTGTTTTTAGGGATGGGGGTGGCACAGCATGCTGGAAGAGTTAGGCATGACCCCAGGGGACTCCCCATCGCTTAGTGGCCACGCCTCCTTTTTGCATGATGACGCGCACAGTTTATCCTGCGTTTCAGTTGGATAATATTGGAAGGTATGATTTGTATACTCTGATTTTCCCTTTTTTCATGTCAGTATAGATTAATTAGGGGAGGTTTTATAACATTGCACTGAGTTTACAGATAAATGAGAATtgaaaatactgttctatattgtCAGTCACTCCGTGTCAAATTATTTTGGATCCTGTCAGGAATAAACCATAAGCGTTAAAGATGTTTAAAGGATTAGTCCATCTTTGtggaattgtttttttgttatatgtgCAAAGTAGACCCCCAATATGGAAATATAGCCCTGTTGTTGGTTCGATACGCTGTCTAGTAGAGTGTATTTATATCTTTTACTAGCTTTGTGCTAGTAATTTCAAATCACTGGTGCCAAGCATATGAGGGAGATTCGGTAGAAGGTACcagttagatacactctgctagggAGTGTATCTATCCAATGACTATAGATAGTAAATAAGTTACATTTGCAAATTATGTATCTTCCTATAAACCCATTCATTCGTTTTCTTAGTCCAATTTATAATACTTGTATACATATGTTTGCTTGATAGAACCACCAAAGCCTGCCCTACGAGCACATACACTGCCAGTATCCAAAGCCACGGAAGGGTTGTTTGAAAACCCATTTGGATTAGACTCATTTGGTGCTTCATTGGGAAACTCTGTaagtaacaatgtattttcaatgtttaaaggcaatgtctcttttttttttttatactgcaattGCATTTGATAGAACTCCAAAGGCCTGATTCAAGTTCGTACGCAACCTGCATGCCAGCTGCGTTTTAAAAATAACACGGAACTTGAACGCTGTTCCGACCGTATTCAAGTTCAAGTCGAtctcatttgaatctgggtataagtgtaaaaacagtattttattttttttcattaaatacataaacCAAGATGCTTTtattgcatactgtacatacatttaGTGTATATAGTCAATTTtcgttgcatacacatgttctctgCCATCTAGTAGCACGCATGCATGCATAAAATAAAGACTATGCAATGtgtcaatcatcactatcagtcgtcaCTTACACCTGGTgaaaatgatatggctgaaagcTGCCATACTTctgagaaacacaggacttgaaacGCCTCATCTGCATCTGCGCACCCTTGGCATGGCTTTAGTGAATGTGGCCTACATTCACCCTTCCCTCCTCTTGAATAGTAGGCAGTCGTAATCGTCATTTGTAATCGCGATCATTGACGTGAGacccatttctgagcatgcgcagagctattgtAAGCAAGGTATGGACAtgcagcacgttggcttagtggttagcacttctgccttacagcactggggtcatgagttcaattcccgaccatggccttatctgtgaggagtttgtatgttttccccatgtttgcgtgggtttcctccgggtgctccggtttcctaacacactccaaaaacatactagtaggttaattggctgctatcaaattgaccctagtctgtgtgtgtgtatgttagggaatttagactgtgagccccaatggaatcagtggcgctaattaattaaatggtgatgatgatgattaattagGCCCGAAGTGTCATTTCTGGAAATGATTTATCCCCTGTCTATCTTGTTTAGTTTGTAAAACACTCTCAGCAGAGTAAGTTTATCAGTaccttggacctgattcattaaggatcttaacttgagaaacgtattatttcagtctcctggacaaaaccatgttacaatgcaaggggtgcaaattagtattctgttttgcacataagttaaatactgactgttttttcatgtaacacacaaatatcaactttaaatttcagtgtacaaataagctatcaagtatttgtgtgttatatgaaaaaacagtcagtatttaacttatgtgcaaaacagaatactaatttgcaccccttgcattgtaacatggttttgtccaggagactgaaataagacatttctcaagttaagatccttgtatttaaaaatatcttCCTTCTAAAGAAATCACTTTGGCGTATTTGCCCTCCCCAACGTCCATATTGTCTGTCCAAAGTCGGTGTAATTTAAATTTGAATAGCTTTTCCTACCACATTTCTGCAAATGCATTATTTGGCAGAGCAAAGTAAATGGTCTGTTTGCAGACTGTCTAAGGTTAAAGTACATGTCCTGGCAGAGTGGCTGAAACAGTTTCAGCAACTTGAATCAAAAAACGAATACAGATGTAGGAGATCTTGAAGGCAGAGCACATGAGGCTGAGCTTGTCGTCCTTTTTAATCTGTTATCCAAAGCTAAAAGGTGGCGTAGTACTTGTGTTAAAATACCTGACATGGTAAAGTTATTTTTTTgctaatacttaaaaaaaaaatgtagccctTGTGTCAGTTAACTGGAATTAGCCacctttaataattttttttatgtttactttgTTCTCCAATGCTCATGCTAAACATCAACACAGTGATCACATACTCAGATCACGCATGGATCATATTTAAACACAGACATGCACTTTTCCAGTATTAGCCAGGTAATCAGGTGTTTACAGATGACAAAACTGTTCTTGTGAAATAACTTTATGTGGGAGGGGGTCAAAAGGGTGCTGAGATTGTACACAGTGGATTTTGTAGATTTGTGTACGTGCTTTTCATAACCTAGAAAGCCATCCACATATTTCAGCGACCATTTGAGTGAAATGATAAATGACAAAAAACTGCGATACTGTGATAGTTTTTTAGCCTACATCAGGGTTTCCAAAACCCAGtccacagtgcaggttttctggatcacatgtgacataattaggaccacctgtggatctgttacaatgtgtcagtcagtaatgaatacacctgtgctccagcaaggagatatggaaaacctgcactgttggggagccctgaggactgggtttgggaaaccctggcctacATGCTCGCTATGCAGGTTGGGTGAGAGACAGTATGCAGTATATACATgtagtgtacaaaaaaaaaattgaacatgTGGGTAAATAAGGAATGCCAAGCATAGAAGGAAATAATATCTCAGTATGGTCAAACTCATGTATTAACATGCTGTACCGCTGTGGTTACCTATAAGTATGTTCGCATGGCTGCAAGAGAAGACCTCAGTGACTTTGAAAAAGGGGTGATTGTTGGTTGGAATTGGCTGGAACTTCAGTGACCAAGGCAGCTTAACTTGCTAATGTTTCACGTGCAATGGAGTCTAAGATGAGATCACCTTAGAACTCCAACGGACATCAGTGGGCAGTAGCACATACTCCAAGATCATGGTGCATTGATTTGAAGTGCACTGCAAGGCGAGCAACTGCAGATCAATTGAATGCAGATTTTACTCTGTCTTGCAAGTGGCCAGTTCCAAGAGACCTCCCCAGAGGGGAGTTGGGTTGTAGTGTATAAACTGCTCCTCACAACTAGTAATGTGTGAGTTAAGTAGTGCATATACCACAGACAATGGTCTACCAAAAGATGGAGTGATATGGTCAGAGGAATTATTCTTCACCACTCTCCCGACAAATAGAGATAATCAAGCACCAACCTACAGAGCTCTACAGCCCTGAGTGCTGGTTTCCAACAGTGGAGAGTTCTGGCGGTTCTGTAATGTTGTGGGCACATCTCCCTGGCATTGTTTGGGTGCAGTCACTCCCTTGAGTGATCATCTTCACCCCATGTCGAAGCACTTCATTCCAGTGGAGAGGAGTGTCTTCAAATAGGACAATGCCCACAACCACAGAGCATGTGTGATAGCCCAGTGGTTTGATTGGTGTGACACCAATGTTACCCGTAACTTATGACCTTTTCAGTCACTAAATCTGAGCCCAATCCAGTACATCTGGAACAATTCCTTGCACAACATTTTCCATCACCATCCGCCAGGCGTCAGTTGAGTGACTTTCTTGTGGAAGAATTGTGCTGCATCCCTCCTGTACACTTTTAGACTTAACACCAGCTATACTGGCTGCACTTGGTGGCCCGACATCCTAATAAACtactttatattggtgtttccaCTTTTTGTATACTCCCTGTATATATTTATGGATACATCTATAACAGAACAAAGTGTAAAAAGTTCACAGATTATACAAGCTTTCACGTTTGCTGTATTTCTGGAGTAAGCAGACAGGCAATAGTGTGAAACTTATGGTACACATACACTGGCAGATCCAACTGATCAACGATTGCCATAGGGCCCGATCTGTTTCCAGTTTAACtgcatatgtacagtcatggccaaaagttttgaaaatgacacaactattatttttcacaaagtctgctgcctcagtttttatgatggcaatttgcatgtactccagaatgtcatgaagagtgatcagatgaattgcaattaatttcaaagtctctctttgccaaaacaatgaactttattccaaaaacaacatttccactgcattttagccctgccacaaaaggaccagctgagatcaggtcagtgattctcttgttaacacaggtgagagtgttgacgaggacaaggctggagatcactctgtcatgctgattgagttagaataacaaactggaagctttaaaaggagggtggtgcttgaaatcattgtttttcctctggtaaccatggttatctgcacggaaacacgtgcagtcatcattgctttgcacaaaaaggttgattcagctgcgggatcggggcaccacagtgcagagcttgctgaggaatggcagcaggcaggtgtgagtgcatctgtacgcacagtgaggtgaagacttttgaaggatggcctggtgtcaagaaggaaaaacatcagggacaaagatattctgcaaaaggtacagggattggtctGCTGAGGACTAGGcaaaatcattttctctgatgggtcccctttcagattgtttggggcatctggaaaaatgcttgtccggggaaggaaaggtgagcgctaccatcagtcctgtgtcatgccaacagtaaagcatcctgagaccattcatatgtggggttgcttctcagccaagggagtgggctcactcacaattttgcctaagaacacagccatgaataaagaatggtaccaaaacatcctccaagagcaacttctcccaaccatccaagaacagtttggtgacaaataatgccttttctagcatgatggagcaccttgccgtaagacaaaagtgataactaagtgtctcggggatcaaaacatcaacatttttaaGCCCATGGCCAGGAAACCCCGCAGACCTTAATGCCATTGAGAAATTGTGGTAAATCATCAAGAGACGGGTggtcaaacaaaaacccacaaattctgacaaactccaagcattgattaggcaagaatgggcggccatcagtcagtatgtggcccagaagttgattgacagcataccagggtgaattgcaaaggtcttcaaaacgaagggtcaacactgcaaatattgactctttgcataaagttaatgtaattgtcaataaaagcctttgacacctatgaaatgcttgtaattttacttcagtattccatagcaacatctgccaaaaaggtctaaaaacactgaagcagcaaactttgtgaaaaccaatacttgtgtcattatcaaaacttttggccatgactgtatgttgcCAAAGTGGACAGATATGGCTGTTGTGTGATGTGCCAAGATGGCTGGATCCCATTAGCTGCAACTATGGCGATCAGAGGATGACAGTACATGTGATGTAGTCATCATCACTCAAACACATTTTTCACCAGACATTGATGGGGATCTGCAGTCTTTGTGCCCACACATGATAACAGCCAATAAGTTCTTAAACTCTCTGCTAGGTGATtagaacatacttaccaactctcccgaaatgtctgaGAGGCTGCTGAATTTCAGAGAGTTCCAATGGCTCACAGAACAGCAGGCACCATTTAAGATAATTATCAGAGTAAGTATAAATGAGGATTGTAGTTATTACATATGGCACTTTTGTGTgcttaaagcatttttttacattAGTCAAAGTGTGTCCAGAAACGTGCTTGTCCACTGAAGTGCAACATAAAGACATAAGaggtgtcccattaaaagtataggatgagatttgggggtatatttactaaactgcaggtttaaaaaagcggagatgttgcctatagcaaccaatcagatactagcttttatttatttagtgcattttgcaaaatcacagccagaatctgattggttgctataggcaacatttcacttttaaaacctgcagtttagtaaatatacccctagatctctGAATGTtctgatggcagataagaaacacttggcccatctagtctacccatttttcaacctatggtaaccttaaactctctttgatcctttattctttgtaagaatatccttatatctattccaagcatgtttaaattgctctattgtattagcctTTACCACCTCTAAATGCTCGTTCAAAAATCAAGAAACGCCCCTACTAAAGAGccttctccacccctttatctcagtACAGTAAGATATGCAATCTGAAATCTAATTTTTCCACTGCTCCGCAAATCTAAGCACCACAAAACTCCT
The Mixophyes fleayi isolate aMixFle1 chromosome 1, aMixFle1.hap1, whole genome shotgun sequence DNA segment above includes these coding regions:
- the DAB2 gene encoding disabled homolog 2 isoform X2; the protein is MSADVESSASTDVAPVAKPAVKKEKKKGPEKTDEFLMARFKGDGVRYKAKLIGIDDVPEARGDKMSQDSMMKLKGMAAAARSQGQHKQRIWVNISLSGIKIVDEKTGVIEHEHPVNKISFIARDVTDNRAFGYVCGAEGQHQFFAIKTAQQAEPLVVDLKDLFQVIYNTKKKEDEDKKKSDESGQPVENGSDALLSISEEVDKTKLGVDQMNLFGDMSTPPDLNSPSPNSDDLFGSNLFSSNSGTNLGPASSVAGPAPPVAVPPTSSSLQPNPLDLFNSASFSAVPTTGGPGPLPLNSSQTQQWNPQPLIFNQPAAALPNPILGAQTSFNQPSVLSAPAMVSWNQPTNVAGLPPLQNLALWNQPVGAKPHGWPQQPSNPFQMNMFPPRPTTLPSGLIQSCPVLASPPQIPPRPAPLEESPKKESDAFTALDPLGEKERKNVKDMFKDYQLAKPPAVPARRGEQQNNAVSTSGAFTNYFNSKVGIPQDSVDHDDYEISQLSSKINEPPKPALRAHTLPVSKATEGLFENPFGLDSFGASLGNSKPTAQQITSSDPFGDPFGNPFA